A stretch of Elgaria multicarinata webbii isolate HBS135686 ecotype San Diego chromosome 5, rElgMul1.1.pri, whole genome shotgun sequence DNA encodes these proteins:
- the LOC134399241 gene encoding putative N-acetylated-alpha-linked acidic dipeptidase isoform X2, whose translation MWSTLQTDTEPTSSRCRSRGHFWVLTVGAAIGVFFLGFLIGWLNNKPTDQLPTAGTHEKMKKTFMMEMKAENIKHFLYNFTRKPHLAGTQENLRLAKQIQAQWKEFGLDSVQLAPYDVLLSYPNETNPNYISIVDENGDEVKNAELAGAKGVILYSDPANSCAPGVAPYPDGWNLPGRGAQRGNVLILNGAGDPLTPGYPAKEYAYRYDEAQAAARLKIPVHPIGYQDAERLLREMGGPPPPDDSWKGKLSVPYNIGPGFQGSSSKNKVKMHIHSFKKVTRIYNVIGTIRGATEPDRYVILGGHRDSWVFGGIDPQSGAAVVHEIVRSFGKLKQQGWRPRRTVIFASWDAEEFGLIGSTEWAEENVKILQERGVAYINADSSIEGNYTLRVDCTPLMYSLAYNLTKEIPSPDEGFEGKSLYESWYAKNPSTEYKGVPWINKLGSGNDFEVFFQRLGIASGRARYTKNWRVDKYSSYPVYHSVYETYEIVERFYDPTFKNHLAVAQVRGGLVFELADSTILPFDCRDYAKALSRYAHVIYNMTLKHQAALVTYSVSFDSLLEAVENFSEAANDFHRRLQLLDTNNPLEVRSWNDQLMFLERAFIDPLGLPGRSFYRHVIFAPNNHNKYAGVSFPGIYDALFDIANVVDQRKAWEEVKRQISIAAFTVAAAAGTLKPTA comes from the exons ATGTGGAGCACCCTTCAAACGGACACGGAGCCCACTTCCTCGCGCTGTCGCAGCCGAGGCCACTTCTGGGTGCTGACGGTGGGGGCGGCTATCGGAGTCTTCTTTCTTGGCTTTCTTATCG GATGGCTGAACAATAAACCTACAGATCAATTGCCAACAGCAGGTACTCACGAGAAGATGAAGAAGACCTTTATGATGGAAATGAAAGCTGAGAATATCAAGCATTTTTTATA caaTTTTACTCGGAAGCCTCACTTGGCTGGCACGCAGGAGAACCTGCGCCTCGCCAAACAAATACAAGCCCAGTGGAAGGAATTTGGCTTGGATTCGGTTCAGCTGGCTCCCTATGACGTTCTGCTGTCCTACCCAAATGAAACAAATCCCAACTACATCTCAATTGTGGATGAAAACGGGGACGAG GTGAAGAATGCAGAGCTGGCTGGAGCCAAGGGTGTAATTTTGTACTCCGACCCCGCGAACTCCTGTGCCCCTGGCGTGGCACCTTACCCAGATGGCTGGAATCTTCCTGGAAGAGGAGCCCAGCGTGGAAATGTGTTAATCCTGAATGGTGCTGGGGATCCTCTTACTCCAGGATATCCAGCTAAAG AATACGCCTACCGCTATGATGAAGCGCAAGCAGCAGCCCGCTTAAAAATTCCTGTCCACCCTATTGGTTACCAAGATGCTGAGAGGCTGCTGAG GGAGATGGGAGGGCCTCCCCCGCCGGACGACAGCTGGAAGGGAAAGCTCTCTGTGCCTTATAATATTGGGCCAGGCTTTCAAGGAAGTTCTTCCAAAAA CAAAGTCAAAATGCACATCCACAGCTTCAAGAAAGTGACAAGAATTTACAACGTGATTGGTACTATCCGAGGTGCGACCGAGCCAG ACAGGTATGTAATCCTAGGTGGCCACCGTGACTCGTGGGTGTTTGGTGGGATTGATCCGCAGAGTGGAGCTGCTGTCGTACATGAGATTGTCAGGAGCTTTGGGAAGCTGAAACAACAAG GATGGCGACCTAGAAGAACGGTCATATTTGCCAGCTGGGATGCTGAAGAGTTTGGCTTAATAGGATCCACGGAGTGGGCTGAG GAAAATGTCAAAATACTACAGGAGCGTGGCGTGGCCTATATCAACGCTGATTCCTCCATAgaag gcaACTATACCCTTCGAGTTGACTGCACCCCACTGATGTATAGCCTGGCTTACAATTTGACTAAAGag ATCCCGAGCCCTGATGAAGGGTTTGAAGGCAAATCTCTTTACGAAAGCTGGTATGCGAAGAACCCATCGACGGAATATAAAGGCGTCCCCTG GATCAACAAGCTGGGCTCCGGCAACGACTTTGAAGTCTTTTTCCAGAGGTTGGGCATCGCTTCCGGCAGAGCCCGTTACACGAAAAACTGG AGAGTCGACAAATACAGTAGCTACCCGGTTTACCACAGCGTGTATGAAACCTACGAGATTGTGGAGCGGTTCTATGACCCCACGTTTAAGAATCACCTGGCTGTAGCCCAAGTGCGGGGAGGGCTGGTGTTTGAGCTGGCTGACTCGACCATCCTTCCATTCGACTGCCGGGATTACGCCAAGGCACTGAGCCGCTACGCTCATGTCATTTACAACATGACCCTGAAGCATCAGGCGGCGCTGGTCACGTACAGCGTATCTTTCG ATTCTCTTCTCGAAGCGGTGGAGAACTTTTCGGAAGCCGCCAACGACTTTCACAGGAGACTGCAACTCCTGGACACCAATAA CCCACTTGAAGTGAGATCTTGGAATGATCAGCTGATGTTTTTGGAAAGAGCATTCATTGATCCTCTTGGATTACCTGGCCGGTCGTTCTATAG ACATGTCATCTTCGCTCCAAACAACC
- the LOC134399241 gene encoding putative N-acetylated-alpha-linked acidic dipeptidase isoform X1 codes for MWSTLQTDTEPTSSRCRSRGHFWVLTVGAAIGVFFLGFLIGWLNNKPTDQLPTAGTHEKMKKTFMMEMKAENIKHFLYNFTRKPHLAGTQENLRLAKQIQAQWKEFGLDSVQLAPYDVLLSYPNETNPNYISIVDENGDEIFNTSLFEPPPPGYEDVENIVPPFSAFSAQGTPEGDLVYVNYGSIEDFHRLEREMGINCSGKIVIARYGKIFRGNKVKNAELAGAKGVILYSDPANSCAPGVAPYPDGWNLPGRGAQRGNVLILNGAGDPLTPGYPAKEYAYRYDEAQAAARLKIPVHPIGYQDAERLLREMGGPPPPDDSWKGKLSVPYNIGPGFQGSSSKNKVKMHIHSFKKVTRIYNVIGTIRGATEPDRYVILGGHRDSWVFGGIDPQSGAAVVHEIVRSFGKLKQQGWRPRRTVIFASWDAEEFGLIGSTEWAEENVKILQERGVAYINADSSIEGNYTLRVDCTPLMYSLAYNLTKEIPSPDEGFEGKSLYESWYAKNPSTEYKGVPWINKLGSGNDFEVFFQRLGIASGRARYTKNWRVDKYSSYPVYHSVYETYEIVERFYDPTFKNHLAVAQVRGGLVFELADSTILPFDCRDYAKALSRYAHVIYNMTLKHQAALVTYSVSFDSLLEAVENFSEAANDFHRRLQLLDTNNPLEVRSWNDQLMFLERAFIDPLGLPGRSFYRHVIFAPNNHNKYAGVSFPGIYDALFDIANVVDQRKAWEEVKRQISIAAFTVAAAAGTLKPTA; via the exons ATGTGGAGCACCCTTCAAACGGACACGGAGCCCACTTCCTCGCGCTGTCGCAGCCGAGGCCACTTCTGGGTGCTGACGGTGGGGGCGGCTATCGGAGTCTTCTTTCTTGGCTTTCTTATCG GATGGCTGAACAATAAACCTACAGATCAATTGCCAACAGCAGGTACTCACGAGAAGATGAAGAAGACCTTTATGATGGAAATGAAAGCTGAGAATATCAAGCATTTTTTATA caaTTTTACTCGGAAGCCTCACTTGGCTGGCACGCAGGAGAACCTGCGCCTCGCCAAACAAATACAAGCCCAGTGGAAGGAATTTGGCTTGGATTCGGTTCAGCTGGCTCCCTATGACGTTCTGCTGTCCTACCCAAATGAAACAAATCCCAACTACATCTCAATTGTGGATGAAAACGGGGACGAG ATTTTCAACACCTCATTATttgagcctcctcctccaggatatGAAGATGTTGAAAATATTGTACCACCCTTCAGTGCTTTCTCAGCACAGGGCACACCAGAG GGAGATCTGGTATATGTGAACTATGGCAGCATTGAAGATTTCCACAGACTAGAGCGCGAGATGGGAATTAACTGCTCCGGGAAAATAGTCATTGCCAGATACGGGAAAATCTTCAGAGGAAATAAG GTGAAGAATGCAGAGCTGGCTGGAGCCAAGGGTGTAATTTTGTACTCCGACCCCGCGAACTCCTGTGCCCCTGGCGTGGCACCTTACCCAGATGGCTGGAATCTTCCTGGAAGAGGAGCCCAGCGTGGAAATGTGTTAATCCTGAATGGTGCTGGGGATCCTCTTACTCCAGGATATCCAGCTAAAG AATACGCCTACCGCTATGATGAAGCGCAAGCAGCAGCCCGCTTAAAAATTCCTGTCCACCCTATTGGTTACCAAGATGCTGAGAGGCTGCTGAG GGAGATGGGAGGGCCTCCCCCGCCGGACGACAGCTGGAAGGGAAAGCTCTCTGTGCCTTATAATATTGGGCCAGGCTTTCAAGGAAGTTCTTCCAAAAA CAAAGTCAAAATGCACATCCACAGCTTCAAGAAAGTGACAAGAATTTACAACGTGATTGGTACTATCCGAGGTGCGACCGAGCCAG ACAGGTATGTAATCCTAGGTGGCCACCGTGACTCGTGGGTGTTTGGTGGGATTGATCCGCAGAGTGGAGCTGCTGTCGTACATGAGATTGTCAGGAGCTTTGGGAAGCTGAAACAACAAG GATGGCGACCTAGAAGAACGGTCATATTTGCCAGCTGGGATGCTGAAGAGTTTGGCTTAATAGGATCCACGGAGTGGGCTGAG GAAAATGTCAAAATACTACAGGAGCGTGGCGTGGCCTATATCAACGCTGATTCCTCCATAgaag gcaACTATACCCTTCGAGTTGACTGCACCCCACTGATGTATAGCCTGGCTTACAATTTGACTAAAGag ATCCCGAGCCCTGATGAAGGGTTTGAAGGCAAATCTCTTTACGAAAGCTGGTATGCGAAGAACCCATCGACGGAATATAAAGGCGTCCCCTG GATCAACAAGCTGGGCTCCGGCAACGACTTTGAAGTCTTTTTCCAGAGGTTGGGCATCGCTTCCGGCAGAGCCCGTTACACGAAAAACTGG AGAGTCGACAAATACAGTAGCTACCCGGTTTACCACAGCGTGTATGAAACCTACGAGATTGTGGAGCGGTTCTATGACCCCACGTTTAAGAATCACCTGGCTGTAGCCCAAGTGCGGGGAGGGCTGGTGTTTGAGCTGGCTGACTCGACCATCCTTCCATTCGACTGCCGGGATTACGCCAAGGCACTGAGCCGCTACGCTCATGTCATTTACAACATGACCCTGAAGCATCAGGCGGCGCTGGTCACGTACAGCGTATCTTTCG ATTCTCTTCTCGAAGCGGTGGAGAACTTTTCGGAAGCCGCCAACGACTTTCACAGGAGACTGCAACTCCTGGACACCAATAA CCCACTTGAAGTGAGATCTTGGAATGATCAGCTGATGTTTTTGGAAAGAGCATTCATTGATCCTCTTGGATTACCTGGCCGGTCGTTCTATAG ACATGTCATCTTCGCTCCAAACAACC
- the LOC134399241 gene encoding glutamate carboxypeptidase 2-like isoform X3, which yields MWSTLQTDTEPTSSRCRSRGHFWVLTVGAAIGVFFLGFLIGWLNNKPTDQLPTAGTHEKMKKTFMMEMKAENIKHFLYNFTRKPHLAGTQENLRLAKQIQAQWKEFGLDSVQLAPYDVLLSYPNETNPNYISIVDENGDEIFNTSLFEPPPPGYEDVENIVPPFSAFSAQGTPEGDLVYVNYGSIEDFHRLEREMGINCSGKIVIARYGKIFRGNKVKNAELAGAKGVILYSDPANSCAPGVAPYPDGWNLPGRGAQRGNVLILNGAGDPLTPGYPAKEYAYRYDEAQAAARLKIPVHPIGYQDAERLLREMGGPPPPDDSWKGKLSVPYNIGPGFQGSSSKNKVKMHIHSFKKVTRIYNVIGTIRGATEPDRYVILGGHRDSWVFGGIDPQSGAAVVHEIVRSFGKLKQQGWRPRRTVIFASWDAEEFGLIGSTEWAEENVKILQERGVAYINADSSIEGNYTLRVDCTPLMYSLAYNLTKEIPSPDEGFEGKSLYESWYAKNPSTEYKGVPWINKLGSGNDFEVFFQRLGIASGRARYTKNWRVDKYSSYPVYHSVYETYEIVERFYDPTFKNHLAVAQVRGGLVFELADSTILPFDCRDYAKALSRYAHVIYNMTLKHQAALVTYSVSFGE from the exons ATGTGGAGCACCCTTCAAACGGACACGGAGCCCACTTCCTCGCGCTGTCGCAGCCGAGGCCACTTCTGGGTGCTGACGGTGGGGGCGGCTATCGGAGTCTTCTTTCTTGGCTTTCTTATCG GATGGCTGAACAATAAACCTACAGATCAATTGCCAACAGCAGGTACTCACGAGAAGATGAAGAAGACCTTTATGATGGAAATGAAAGCTGAGAATATCAAGCATTTTTTATA caaTTTTACTCGGAAGCCTCACTTGGCTGGCACGCAGGAGAACCTGCGCCTCGCCAAACAAATACAAGCCCAGTGGAAGGAATTTGGCTTGGATTCGGTTCAGCTGGCTCCCTATGACGTTCTGCTGTCCTACCCAAATGAAACAAATCCCAACTACATCTCAATTGTGGATGAAAACGGGGACGAG ATTTTCAACACCTCATTATttgagcctcctcctccaggatatGAAGATGTTGAAAATATTGTACCACCCTTCAGTGCTTTCTCAGCACAGGGCACACCAGAG GGAGATCTGGTATATGTGAACTATGGCAGCATTGAAGATTTCCACAGACTAGAGCGCGAGATGGGAATTAACTGCTCCGGGAAAATAGTCATTGCCAGATACGGGAAAATCTTCAGAGGAAATAAG GTGAAGAATGCAGAGCTGGCTGGAGCCAAGGGTGTAATTTTGTACTCCGACCCCGCGAACTCCTGTGCCCCTGGCGTGGCACCTTACCCAGATGGCTGGAATCTTCCTGGAAGAGGAGCCCAGCGTGGAAATGTGTTAATCCTGAATGGTGCTGGGGATCCTCTTACTCCAGGATATCCAGCTAAAG AATACGCCTACCGCTATGATGAAGCGCAAGCAGCAGCCCGCTTAAAAATTCCTGTCCACCCTATTGGTTACCAAGATGCTGAGAGGCTGCTGAG GGAGATGGGAGGGCCTCCCCCGCCGGACGACAGCTGGAAGGGAAAGCTCTCTGTGCCTTATAATATTGGGCCAGGCTTTCAAGGAAGTTCTTCCAAAAA CAAAGTCAAAATGCACATCCACAGCTTCAAGAAAGTGACAAGAATTTACAACGTGATTGGTACTATCCGAGGTGCGACCGAGCCAG ACAGGTATGTAATCCTAGGTGGCCACCGTGACTCGTGGGTGTTTGGTGGGATTGATCCGCAGAGTGGAGCTGCTGTCGTACATGAGATTGTCAGGAGCTTTGGGAAGCTGAAACAACAAG GATGGCGACCTAGAAGAACGGTCATATTTGCCAGCTGGGATGCTGAAGAGTTTGGCTTAATAGGATCCACGGAGTGGGCTGAG GAAAATGTCAAAATACTACAGGAGCGTGGCGTGGCCTATATCAACGCTGATTCCTCCATAgaag gcaACTATACCCTTCGAGTTGACTGCACCCCACTGATGTATAGCCTGGCTTACAATTTGACTAAAGag ATCCCGAGCCCTGATGAAGGGTTTGAAGGCAAATCTCTTTACGAAAGCTGGTATGCGAAGAACCCATCGACGGAATATAAAGGCGTCCCCTG GATCAACAAGCTGGGCTCCGGCAACGACTTTGAAGTCTTTTTCCAGAGGTTGGGCATCGCTTCCGGCAGAGCCCGTTACACGAAAAACTGG AGAGTCGACAAATACAGTAGCTACCCGGTTTACCACAGCGTGTATGAAACCTACGAGATTGTGGAGCGGTTCTATGACCCCACGTTTAAGAATCACCTGGCTGTAGCCCAAGTGCGGGGAGGGCTGGTGTTTGAGCTGGCTGACTCGACCATCCTTCCATTCGACTGCCGGGATTACGCCAAGGCACTGAGCCGCTACGCTCATGTCATTTACAACATGACCCTGAAGCATCAGGCGGCGCTGGTCACGTACAGCGTATCTTTCG GAGAATGA